Proteins from a single region of Ischnura elegans chromosome 2, ioIscEleg1.1, whole genome shotgun sequence:
- the LOC124154030 gene encoding piggyBac transposable element-derived protein 2-like, with protein MATSLTTKEIVYILEGDISDIDISDDEDISEENPDWLLNREAVGPDVMNTEVQGFPNIPDVGLAFEVNKCSDDSDDDDMPLAQRYPHLMNQSQRKVNRSLWTYEDLGYVDSSCDSQFSPPPDEISTPFSYFKLFVDNDMISNIVEQTNLYSVQEKCQNVNTNDKEIHQLLGIHMIMSIVTMPSYSMFWSEKSRYGQIADVMSRNRFKTLRGNLHFNNNDNMLSRDDPAYDKLFKIRPFLNALRKNFLKVEPEEHNSVDEFMIPLKAHTALKQYMKSKPHKWGVKVFARAGVSGFVYDFEIYLGKQTNVKESGLGISGDIVIRLAENIPKHKNFKLYCDNWFSSPKLFSQLRKDGILAAGTIRRNRLGQCTLKSDKELKKQGRGSFDYRLEKSENTFVLKWLDNKPVYLISNFVGAHPVENVRRWSVAEKRYIDVPQPNIVRAYNKHMGGVDKQDMLLELYRTNLKGKRYYLRVIFHFIDLSVVNAWLLYRRHCEQLKEKYMPLIEFKLSVAHALLYFGPNISNKRGRPSSSPSVEGKGVAKRTFTPRPVADVRFDGIDHWPLHVNTKNRCKLCIKSYTRVKCEKCNLPLCFSNEKNCFKTFHVK; from the coding sequence ATGGCGACATCATTGACGACTAAGGAAATAGTGTACATTTTAGAAGGTGACATCTCTGATATTGACATCTCAGATGATGAAGACATCTCAGAGGAAAACCCGGATTGGCTTTTGAATAGAGAAGCAGTCGGACCTGACGTTATGAATACCGAGGTACAGGGTTTTCCGAACATCCCTGATGTCGGACTTGCTTTTGAAGTAAATAAGTGTAGTGatgatagtgatgatgatgacatgccTTTGGCACAACGTTATCCGCATCTAATGAACCAATCGCAGAGAAAAGTAAATAGGTCATTATGGACTTATGAAGACCTAGGTTATGTTGATTCCTCATGTGACTCTCAATTTTCACCACCTCCTGATGAAATTAGCaccccattttcatatttcaagctTTTTGTTGATAATGATATGATAAGTAATATTGTAGAGCAAACTAATCTCTATTCAGTGcaggaaaaatgccaaaatgtaAACACTAATGACAAAGAAATACATCAGCTCCTAGGAATTCATATGATTATGAGCATTGTCACAATGCCAAGTTACTCCATGTTCTGGAGTGAAAAGTCGCGATATGGTCAAATTGCAGATGTCATGTCTCGCAATAGATTCAAAACTTTGCGAGGTAatctacattttaataataatgacaatatgtTGTCCCGTGATGATCCTGCTTacgataaactgttcaaaatccggccatttttaaatgctctaaGGAAAAACTTCCTGAAAGTGGAACCGGAAGAGCATaattcagtggatgaatttatgattCCTTTGAAAGCTCATACAGCATTGAAGCAGTATATGAAAAGCAAACCACACAAGTGGGGAGTGAAGGTTTTTGCTCGTGCAGGGGTTAGCGGATTtgtgtatgattttgaaatttatctgggCAAGCAAACTAATGTAAAAGAATCTGGTCTTGGAATCAGTGGTGATATTGTCATTCGGCTAGCAGAAAATATCCCtaagcacaaaaatttcaaattatattgtgATAACTGGTTTTCCTCGCCTAAACTATTCTCGCAACTAAGGAAAGATGGTATTTTAGCTGCAGGAACTATCCGTAGAAATAGGCTAGGGCAATGCACTTTGAAAAGTGACAAGGAGTTGAAAAAACAAGGGAGGGGTAGCTTTGATTATAGACttgagaaaagtgaaaatacGTTTGTTTTGAAATGGCTGGACAATAAACCAGTGTATTTAATTTCCAACTTTGTTGGGGCTCATCCTGTGGAAAATGTTCGACGCTGGTCTGTAGCAGAAAAAAGGTACATAGACGTGCCACAGCCAAATATTGTTCGTGCGTACAATAAGCATATGGGAGGAGTCGATAAACAAGATATGCTTCTGGAACTTTACAGAACAAACCTCAAAGGGAAGCGTTATTACCTCAGGGTGATTTTTCACTTCATCGACCTCAGTGTTGTAAATGCTTGGCTGTTATACCGCAGACATTGTgagcaattgaaagaaaaatatatgccctTGATTGAGTTCAAATTATCTGTAGCTCATGCATTACTCTACTTTGGTCCCAATATCTCTAATAAGAGAGGAAGACCATCTTCATCACCGAGTGTGGAGGGAAAAGGAGTGGCGAAAAGAACTTTTACACCACGGCCGGTGGCCGATGTTCGATTCGATGGGATTGATCATTGGCCTTTGCatgtaaatactaaaaatagatgtaaattgtgcataaaaagttATACGCGAGTGAAGTGCGAGAAATGCAACTTACCATTGTGCTTCTCcaacgaaaaaaactgtttcaaaacttttcatgtaaaatga
- the LOC124154029 gene encoding glycogenin-2 isoform X2, translated as MSAEAWVTLATNDSYALGALVLAHSLRRVGTTRLLVVLVTPGVTDAMRQQLLQTFDLVESVNVLDSRDSANLALLSRPDLGVTFTKLHCWRLTQFSKCVFLDADTLVLQPCDELFEREELSAAPDAGWPDCFNSGVFVYRPSNETYAKLLEFGVSHGSFDGGDQGLLNSFFSDWATKDISRHLPFIYNMCSSAVYSYLPAFKKFGQSVRIAHFIGASKPWMQTFDSEAQQVRASPGQEHQLMLLQLWWEIFCQNVHPHLSSEMNDSTKNPMPLNDSSGKAATDMSVGDGEMARMEVSSQPQIPIVPYTTQPSLEQSSVCLPVTTVTMGKTEEEISKHSLQGDAGVHHCTLLSAETEGGLAAAFSHMTLGSPKTDAQRALEEQLRREAWERGQVDYLGKDSFDNVWMKIMQTLTSGPSGPSGPSGPSAPPPSPAPTAAPAPPLAAAPAPPPAAAPAPPPAAAPAPPPAAPAPPPPAPVQVAPPPPAPVTVAPVASAPVVPTPPVPAPVAPTPAPVAPTPAPVAPASVASPAPTMAPPAPSVPSAPLPPSPQQPASPKIESAAATPLPPSPAPPAPATPAPIPVSPPAKPQTPSLPESQPSPPSPKQKSAPAMAPEKPQAKAVEEAGAQAQAVPVAPKRKGGQQQATGGKGGGKSSGQKGKK; from the exons GATGCTATGAG ACAACAGTTGCTGCAGACCTTTGATCTAGTGGAGAGTGTCAACGTTTTGGATTCACGTGATAGTGCCAACTTGGCTCTTCTGTCTCGCCCAGACTTGGGTGTAACATTCACCAAGCTACATTGCTGGCGCCTGACCCAATTCTCCAAGTGTGTTTTCCTCGATGCAGATACACTT GTCCTTCAGCCTTGCGATGAACTTTTTGAACGTGAAGAGCTGTCTGCAGCCCCTGATGCAGGCTGGCCAGATTGCTTCAACTCTGGCGTGTTTGTATATAGACCATCAAATGAGACGTATGCTAAATTACTAGAATTTGGAGTATCACATGGGAGCTTTGATG GTGGGGATCAAGGTTTGTTGAATAGTTTCTTCTCCGACTGGGCGACCAAGGATATTAGTCGACATCTTCCCTTCATTTACAACATGTGTTCTTCAGCTGTGTACTCTTATCTACCAGCATTTAAGAA GTTTGGCCAAAGTGTTCGCATCGCTCATTTCATTGGTGCGAGCAAGCCATGGATGCAGACATTTGACAGTGAAGCACAGCAAGTGAGGGCGAGTCCTGGGCAAGAGCACCAGTTGATGTTACTGCAGCTGTGGTGGGAAATCTTCTGCCAAAATGTTCATCCTCATCTTTCAAGCGAAATG AATGATTCCACAAAGAATCCAATGCCATTAAACGACTCTTCTGGCAAGGCTGCGACTGACATGTCAGTTGGAGATGGTGAGATGGCACGCATGGAAGTTTCCTCTCAGCCTCAAATACCCATAGTGCCTTACACCACCCAACCTAGTCTTGAGCAGAGTAGTGTGTGCCTACCGGTAACAACTGTAACCATGGGAAAGACGGAGGAGGAAATCTCGAAGCATTCCCTGCAAGGGGATGCTGGGGTTCACCATTGTACACTGCTTTCTGCTGAAACAGAA GGTGGTCTGGCTGCTGCCTTTTCTCACATGACGCTTGGTTCACCCAAGACTGATGCACAGAGAGCCTTGGAAGAACAGTTACGAAGGGAAGCATGGGAAAGAGGTCAAGTGGACTACCTTGGAAAGGATTCATTTGACAATGTCTGGATGAAGATCATGCAGACCCTGACGTCTGGACCCTCTGGACCATCTGGACCCTCCGGTCCCTCTGCAcccccaccttctccagcaccaACTGCAGCACCCGCTCCGCCACTAGCTGCAGCACCTGCTCCACCACCAGCTGCAGCACCTGCTCCACCACCAGCTGCAGCACCTGCTCCACCACCAGCAGCTCCAGCACCCCCTCCACCTGCACCAGTTCAGGTGGCACCACCGCCTCCAGCACCTGTGACTGTGGCACCAGTGGCCTCGGCACCTGTGGTTCCCACACCACCTGTACCAGCACCAGTGGCTCCCACCCCAGCACCAGTGGCTCCCACCCCAGCACCAGTGGCTCCTGCCTCAGTGGCATCTCCAGCTCCCACTATGGCCCCTCCAGCACCATCTGTGCCTTCTGCTCCCCTGCCCCCATCCCCTCAGCAGCCTGCATCTCCCAAGATTGAGTCTGCAGCTGCCACCCCTCTTCCGCCATCACCCGCCCCTCCAGCTCCAGCCACTCCTGCCCCCATCCCTGTCTCTCCACCTGCAAAACCTCAGACACCTTCATTGCCAGAGTCACAGCCATCGCCTCCCTCACCCAAGCAGAAGTCAGCGCCTGCTATGGCACCTGAGAAGCCACAGGCTAAGGCTGTGGAGGAAGCAGGAGCCCAGGCGCAGGCAGTACCAGTGGCACCAAAGCGCAAGGGTGGCCAACAGCAGGCGACAGGAGGGAAGGGTGGTGGAAAGTCAAGCGGTCAGAAGGGGAAGAAGTGA
- the LOC124154029 gene encoding glycogenin-1 isoform X3, which yields MSAEAWVTLATNDSYALGALVLAHSLRRVGTTRLLVVLVTPGVTDAMRQQLLQTFDLVESVNVLDSRDSANLALLSRPDLGVTFTKLHCWRLTQFSKCVFLDADTLVLQPCDELFEREELSAAPDAGWPDCFNSGVFVYRPSNETYAKLLEFGVSHGSFDGGDQGLLNSFFSDWATKDISRHLPFIYNMCSSAVYSYLPAFKKFGQSVRIAHFIGASKPWMQTFDSEAQQVRASPGQEHQLMLLQLWWEIFCQNVHPHLSSEMGGLAAAFSHMTLGSPKTDAQRALEEQLRREAWERGQVDYLGKDSFDNVWMKIMQTLTSGPSGPSGPSGPSAPPPSPAPTAAPAPPLAAAPAPPPAAAPAPPPAAAPAPPPAAPAPPPPAPVQVAPPPPAPVTVAPVASAPVVPTPPVPAPVAPTPAPVAPTPAPVAPASVASPAPTMAPPAPSVPSAPLPPSPQQPASPKIESAAATPLPPSPAPPAPATPAPIPVSPPAKPQTPSLPESQPSPPSPKQKSAPAMAPEKPQAKAVEEAGAQAQAVPVAPKRKGGQQQATGGKGGGKSSGQKGKK from the exons GATGCTATGAG ACAACAGTTGCTGCAGACCTTTGATCTAGTGGAGAGTGTCAACGTTTTGGATTCACGTGATAGTGCCAACTTGGCTCTTCTGTCTCGCCCAGACTTGGGTGTAACATTCACCAAGCTACATTGCTGGCGCCTGACCCAATTCTCCAAGTGTGTTTTCCTCGATGCAGATACACTT GTCCTTCAGCCTTGCGATGAACTTTTTGAACGTGAAGAGCTGTCTGCAGCCCCTGATGCAGGCTGGCCAGATTGCTTCAACTCTGGCGTGTTTGTATATAGACCATCAAATGAGACGTATGCTAAATTACTAGAATTTGGAGTATCACATGGGAGCTTTGATG GTGGGGATCAAGGTTTGTTGAATAGTTTCTTCTCCGACTGGGCGACCAAGGATATTAGTCGACATCTTCCCTTCATTTACAACATGTGTTCTTCAGCTGTGTACTCTTATCTACCAGCATTTAAGAA GTTTGGCCAAAGTGTTCGCATCGCTCATTTCATTGGTGCGAGCAAGCCATGGATGCAGACATTTGACAGTGAAGCACAGCAAGTGAGGGCGAGTCCTGGGCAAGAGCACCAGTTGATGTTACTGCAGCTGTGGTGGGAAATCTTCTGCCAAAATGTTCATCCTCATCTTTCAAGCGAAATG GGTGGTCTGGCTGCTGCCTTTTCTCACATGACGCTTGGTTCACCCAAGACTGATGCACAGAGAGCCTTGGAAGAACAGTTACGAAGGGAAGCATGGGAAAGAGGTCAAGTGGACTACCTTGGAAAGGATTCATTTGACAATGTCTGGATGAAGATCATGCAGACCCTGACGTCTGGACCCTCTGGACCATCTGGACCCTCCGGTCCCTCTGCAcccccaccttctccagcaccaACTGCAGCACCCGCTCCGCCACTAGCTGCAGCACCTGCTCCACCACCAGCTGCAGCACCTGCTCCACCACCAGCTGCAGCACCTGCTCCACCACCAGCAGCTCCAGCACCCCCTCCACCTGCACCAGTTCAGGTGGCACCACCGCCTCCAGCACCTGTGACTGTGGCACCAGTGGCCTCGGCACCTGTGGTTCCCACACCACCTGTACCAGCACCAGTGGCTCCCACCCCAGCACCAGTGGCTCCCACCCCAGCACCAGTGGCTCCTGCCTCAGTGGCATCTCCAGCTCCCACTATGGCCCCTCCAGCACCATCTGTGCCTTCTGCTCCCCTGCCCCCATCCCCTCAGCAGCCTGCATCTCCCAAGATTGAGTCTGCAGCTGCCACCCCTCTTCCGCCATCACCCGCCCCTCCAGCTCCAGCCACTCCTGCCCCCATCCCTGTCTCTCCACCTGCAAAACCTCAGACACCTTCATTGCCAGAGTCACAGCCATCGCCTCCCTCACCCAAGCAGAAGTCAGCGCCTGCTATGGCACCTGAGAAGCCACAGGCTAAGGCTGTGGAGGAAGCAGGAGCCCAGGCGCAGGCAGTACCAGTGGCACCAAAGCGCAAGGGTGGCCAACAGCAGGCGACAGGAGGGAAGGGTGGTGGAAAGTCAAGCGGTCAGAAGGGGAAGAAGTGA
- the LOC124154029 gene encoding glycogenin-2 isoform X1: protein MSAEAWVTLATNDSYALGALVLAHSLRRVGTTRLLVVLVTPGVTDAMRQQLLQTFDLVESVNVLDSRDSANLALLSRPDLGVTFTKLHCWRLTQFSKCVFLDADTLVLQPCDELFEREELSAAPDAGWPDCFNSGVFVYRPSNETYAKLLEFGVSHGSFDGGDQGLLNSFFSDWATKDISRHLPFIYNMCSSAVYSYLPAFKKFGQSVRIAHFIGASKPWMQTFDSEAQQVRASPGQEHQLMLLQLWWEIFCQNVHPHLSSEMPQNKNDSTKNPMPLNDSSGKAATDMSVGDGEMARMEVSSQPQIPIVPYTTQPSLEQSSVCLPVTTVTMGKTEEEISKHSLQGDAGVHHCTLLSAETEGGLAAAFSHMTLGSPKTDAQRALEEQLRREAWERGQVDYLGKDSFDNVWMKIMQTLTSGPSGPSGPSGPSAPPPSPAPTAAPAPPLAAAPAPPPAAAPAPPPAAAPAPPPAAPAPPPPAPVQVAPPPPAPVTVAPVASAPVVPTPPVPAPVAPTPAPVAPTPAPVAPASVASPAPTMAPPAPSVPSAPLPPSPQQPASPKIESAAATPLPPSPAPPAPATPAPIPVSPPAKPQTPSLPESQPSPPSPKQKSAPAMAPEKPQAKAVEEAGAQAQAVPVAPKRKGGQQQATGGKGGGKSSGQKGKK, encoded by the exons GATGCTATGAG ACAACAGTTGCTGCAGACCTTTGATCTAGTGGAGAGTGTCAACGTTTTGGATTCACGTGATAGTGCCAACTTGGCTCTTCTGTCTCGCCCAGACTTGGGTGTAACATTCACCAAGCTACATTGCTGGCGCCTGACCCAATTCTCCAAGTGTGTTTTCCTCGATGCAGATACACTT GTCCTTCAGCCTTGCGATGAACTTTTTGAACGTGAAGAGCTGTCTGCAGCCCCTGATGCAGGCTGGCCAGATTGCTTCAACTCTGGCGTGTTTGTATATAGACCATCAAATGAGACGTATGCTAAATTACTAGAATTTGGAGTATCACATGGGAGCTTTGATG GTGGGGATCAAGGTTTGTTGAATAGTTTCTTCTCCGACTGGGCGACCAAGGATATTAGTCGACATCTTCCCTTCATTTACAACATGTGTTCTTCAGCTGTGTACTCTTATCTACCAGCATTTAAGAA GTTTGGCCAAAGTGTTCGCATCGCTCATTTCATTGGTGCGAGCAAGCCATGGATGCAGACATTTGACAGTGAAGCACAGCAAGTGAGGGCGAGTCCTGGGCAAGAGCACCAGTTGATGTTACTGCAGCTGTGGTGGGAAATCTTCTGCCAAAATGTTCATCCTCATCTTTCAAGCGAAATG CCTCAAAATAAG AATGATTCCACAAAGAATCCAATGCCATTAAACGACTCTTCTGGCAAGGCTGCGACTGACATGTCAGTTGGAGATGGTGAGATGGCACGCATGGAAGTTTCCTCTCAGCCTCAAATACCCATAGTGCCTTACACCACCCAACCTAGTCTTGAGCAGAGTAGTGTGTGCCTACCGGTAACAACTGTAACCATGGGAAAGACGGAGGAGGAAATCTCGAAGCATTCCCTGCAAGGGGATGCTGGGGTTCACCATTGTACACTGCTTTCTGCTGAAACAGAA GGTGGTCTGGCTGCTGCCTTTTCTCACATGACGCTTGGTTCACCCAAGACTGATGCACAGAGAGCCTTGGAAGAACAGTTACGAAGGGAAGCATGGGAAAGAGGTCAAGTGGACTACCTTGGAAAGGATTCATTTGACAATGTCTGGATGAAGATCATGCAGACCCTGACGTCTGGACCCTCTGGACCATCTGGACCCTCCGGTCCCTCTGCAcccccaccttctccagcaccaACTGCAGCACCCGCTCCGCCACTAGCTGCAGCACCTGCTCCACCACCAGCTGCAGCACCTGCTCCACCACCAGCTGCAGCACCTGCTCCACCACCAGCAGCTCCAGCACCCCCTCCACCTGCACCAGTTCAGGTGGCACCACCGCCTCCAGCACCTGTGACTGTGGCACCAGTGGCCTCGGCACCTGTGGTTCCCACACCACCTGTACCAGCACCAGTGGCTCCCACCCCAGCACCAGTGGCTCCCACCCCAGCACCAGTGGCTCCTGCCTCAGTGGCATCTCCAGCTCCCACTATGGCCCCTCCAGCACCATCTGTGCCTTCTGCTCCCCTGCCCCCATCCCCTCAGCAGCCTGCATCTCCCAAGATTGAGTCTGCAGCTGCCACCCCTCTTCCGCCATCACCCGCCCCTCCAGCTCCAGCCACTCCTGCCCCCATCCCTGTCTCTCCACCTGCAAAACCTCAGACACCTTCATTGCCAGAGTCACAGCCATCGCCTCCCTCACCCAAGCAGAAGTCAGCGCCTGCTATGGCACCTGAGAAGCCACAGGCTAAGGCTGTGGAGGAAGCAGGAGCCCAGGCGCAGGCAGTACCAGTGGCACCAAAGCGCAAGGGTGGCCAACAGCAGGCGACAGGAGGGAAGGGTGGTGGAAAGTCAAGCGGTCAGAAGGGGAAGAAGTGA